From Candidatus Neomarinimicrobiota bacterium:
GGGGTAACCAGCCCAGATTCAATCAGAATTGTGACAGTACCAATGGTGCCATGACCACACATGGGTAAGCATCCACTAGTTTCGATAAACAAAACTCCAATATCATATTCATCAGAAACGGGATCATATAAAATACTGCCGGACATCATATCATGCCCTCGAGGTTCAAACATAAGTCCCGTGCGAATCCAATCGTATTCATTAAGGAAATGCTCACGTTTATCCAGCATTGTTTTACCTTTTAGATTAGGACCGCCAGATTTCACCAACCGTACGGGATTCCCACAAGTATGGGCATCAATACATTCAAATATGTGTTTAGGCATTTTTTATAGAATTCTTTGTTAGACCAATTCTAAGGCTTTTCGGGTGAATTCTACCAGATAATCTACTAATTCATTCGTAGCAGAAATTGCACCATCTTCATCCCCATCCGCCACAGCACGCATAAGTTTTTCATGGAGGATAGCGGTCCGTTTCAGATCATCATGAATTTTGTAATAGGACCAAAATCGCCGACAGTGAATGTGTAATGGAATGAGTGCTTTGGATGCAAACTCATTACGGCTGGCCCTATCCAGCAATATATCAAATTCATGATCCAATTTGAGGTATGCTTCAATATCGCCATTTTGTGCGGCAACCTCCATCTGTTCTGCCAATCCTCGAAATGTGGACCGTTGTTCTTCTGTCGCTCGGCGGGCAGCCCGGGATGCAATCAACTCATCTAATACTCTCCTGGTTTCCAGGATTGCAAGTTGACGGTTAAAATCAATCTCAGTAATCTTAACCCCCATGCGGGGAATCATTTCTACCAAACCATGGCCAGCCATTTTTTGGAGTGCTTCTCGCAATGGTGTACGACCTAATTCAACCTCCCGTGCTAATTGCCCCTCCGAATAAATTTCACCTGGCGCTAAAGTCAGGTTTACAAGTTTTTCCTCTAATGCCTCATAAGCCAATTGTGATTGAGATAAACTCAAATAGAATCCTTTAGCCATTGATGATCAACCATTCGCCAAATATCTAACGGATTCTTATTTTTCAATTCATCTGGTAACTGTTCATCGGGCCAACTCTGGTAGGCTACAGGGCGGACAAAGCGTTTGATTGCTGCCGTTCCAACTGATGTAAATCGAGAATCGGAGGAAGCGGGATAAGGACCACCGTGTTGCATGGATGGGCATACTTCCACACCAGTAGGCACCCCATTAAATATGATACGTCCCACTTTATTTTCCATCAAGTCAATGGCAGATTTAAATGAAGAGAATTCAGATTCATCTCCAATAATTGACCCTGTTAATTGGCCATCCAATATTTGGAGAATTTCACACAATTCAGTTATATCTTTGCATTTCACCACTAGGCTGTAAGGGCCAAATATTTCTTCTCCTAATTTTGGATTATCCAGAAATGTGTCACCGGAGACAGAAGCTAATGTGGGTCGGCCCCTATTCGGATCATTGGATTTTTCTGCCCGTGTTTCAACCTTTACCCCTTTTTGATT
This genomic window contains:
- a CDS encoding GntR family transcriptional regulator, whose product is MAKGFYLSLSQSQLAYEALEEKLVNLTLAPGEIYSEGQLAREVELGRTPLREALQKMAGHGLVEMIPRMGVKITEIDFNRQLAILETRRVLDELIASRAARRATEEQRSTFRGLAEQMEVAAQNGDIEAYLKLDHEFDILLDRASRNEFASKALIPLHIHCRRFWSYYKIHDDLKRTAILHEKLMRAVADGDEDGAISATNELVDYLVEFTRKALELV
- a CDS encoding aldehyde dehydrogenase family protein → KAAGFTGSQTAGRILYNIANQRKNPIPFFAEMGSINPVLLLPSALNSQTAGLMAGSITMGVGQFCTNPGLILALEGDSLDTFMGELGQSLSGIDGGVMLSDKIANSFYSELESALNQKGVKVETRAEKSNDPNRGRPTLASVSGDTFLDNPKLGEEIFGPYSLVVKCKDITELCEILQILDGQLTGSIIGDESEFSSFKSAIDLMENKVGRIIFNGVPTGVEVCPSMQHGGPYPASSDSRFTSVGTAAIKRFVRPVAYQSWPDEQLPDELKNKNPLDIWRMVDHQWLKDSI